A stretch of DNA from Synechococcus sp. JA-3-3Ab:
AAAGAGCCAGGCTCCAGCCGGGCTGCAGGCGGATGCAGGTTTCCACAAAGTAGCCCTCGGCCTCCCGCACCTGGCGTTTGCCTGCCTGCAGGGTGTTGTGGGGCCGCACTTCCGCCACCCAGGGGGACTTTACTGCCTGCTCCAGATCCCAGCCCTTGCCCTGCAGTGCAGTTTGCACCGCCTGAAAGGGCAGGTAGCCGGCGGCCTTTTGCTTGGAGCTTGGCCGTTCCTCCTCCGGAGCTGCTGCCACCAAAGGGGCGGGCCGGGTGGGATCCCAACGGTAGCCGTCATAGGAATGGCCCTCTTCCAGCCAGGGGATGGGCACCAGCGGGGATCCCTGGTAGAGGTGCAGAGGGCCGGGGAAGTAAAGCTGCTCATCCCAGCAAAGGAAAGGGCCGCATAGGCGCAGGGTTGCCGGCTGGCCCAGGTGAGCCAGAATGGCGCCGGCCAAGGTGTGGCCGCTGGGGGGAAAGCCGCTATTGGCCCAGGCCCGCTCCCCCGGCGCAAAGGGCTTGGCATCGCGAAACATCCACACATCTAGAGGCGATAGCGTGAACCAACTCATCGACCGTTCCTCCCCAAAGTGACGGTGCGGTTGCGCAGCACAAAGGCCGCCAGCTTGAACCAGTTTTTGATGGCCAGATCCCAGGCCCCCGGCTGGGCGGGCAGGCTGTGCTGCCAAAAGTGCTGAATAAACTCGACCAGCTTGGTCTGGAAACGATCCGTCTGCTCGCTTTCGCCGTGGAAGAGATCCCGGCGGCTGCAGAACAGGCGGGCCCAAGCAGGCACCGCTTCCAGGCTGGGGGCTGGGTGCTGCTCCCAGAGCTGGGCGGCGTGTTCAAATAGGGAGCTTTGATCCTGCTTTTGGCCCAACAGCTTCCAGTCAAAATCCAGCAGGTCTTTCCACTTGTCGAAGGTGTCGAACTTGCAGGTGCTCACCAGTTGGTTGCCGTTGGCAAACAGTACCCGCACCTGGGCGCTGTCTTTGGAGCTGCCCTGGGCATAGGCCTGCTCTTTGGCGCCTTGTTCTGCCTCCCAGAGATTCTCCAGGGCAATGGCCAGGGGCACCGAGTGGTGGGCAATCACCACCCCAAAGCTAATGCTGGCCAGGGATCCCAGAGTAAAAAGAGGGCGACGGCTGAGGCCAGCCGGCAACTGCGCCTTTTGCCACTGCCAGTAGTCCCCTTCGTTGGCAAACTCGCGCCAGTCGTCTTCGCCGCCGCGGAAACATTGGCGGATGTCCCAGAGCCAGCCATCCCACTCCCAGAGGTTGGTGTAGGCCAAAACGTCGTCTCCGCCGGCGTAGATAAGCCTGCCGGCATAGCGCTGCTCGGTGAGGTAGGGCACCAACTGGCCGGAAAAATCCAACAGAGCCCGGCTGAGGGCGCTGTGGGTGGCCGGGCCCATGCGCTTGCGGCTGGCTTTAACAAACTCGCTGAAGGCGTCCTTGACTTGCTTGAGCTCTTCAGAGTCGAGGACGCGGCCAATAGCGTCCCTCTGGCCATCCGCTAGGCGCTGCAGCGGCTGGGGCAGGTAGTCGTAGTAGGGCTTCATCTTCCCCCCGCTCAGCCACTGGCCCATGTCGTCGCCATCGCCGGCGGCCACCACGTACCAACTGGCGGGGTTGATGCTGGGGTAGTAGCGGCTGAGGGTGGCTTCTATCTCCTGGCGGCAGCGCTTCTGGGTTGCCTCGTCTGCTTCCAGGTCCTCCACCAGCCAGCCGGCGTTGAGCAGGCGGGGGTGGTAGCGCAGGTTTTGCTGGTCGGCCCACGGGATCCCCCACTTGCCACGCATCTCCCGGATCACCTCCCGCATGCCGGGGTGAATGGCCTCAACGGCGCGGCAGGCCTGCTCGAAGTGCTCCAGCTCGCGTCGCCCGTGGGTTTTCAGGTAACCGGCCACGCCAGCAGTGAGATCTGGGTAGGAAGCGGCGACCTCGTCTTCGTCGAGGGTGGGGAAGAGCTCCGGCAACACCTTGTCTAGGGCCCGCTTAACCGTTTCGGTGGCGTTGAGCTGCTCGCGGCCATCGAAAAGCCCTGCCTGGCGCTGCCAAAGCCGCCGGCTCTCCCCTTCGCTAATCCAGCGATTCCTGGGGGAAGGGTGAACCACCGGCCCTAGGCCAGAGACGGTGCTGCGCGGCCCAAAGGTCACCGGCAACTGCCAATCGCGGGCCTGTTTGCAGGCTGCCTGCAGCCGGCGCGTCGCCTCCACTGCCGCTGCCCACCAGGAGCCTACGTTTAGCCCTGGCTTGTGCTGGCGGCACTGCTGCCTTTCGGGATCCCAGAAGCTGATCCGCAGGAACTTCAGCTCCGGATCGGCAAAAAGCTGCCGCTTTCCTTTGAGATGGTAGGTGCGGTTTTGGGCGCTGACCCAGGGATCCCGCTCAATGGACTCCTGGGACCTGAGGATGGCGGTGTCTTTGAGCCTTTGCTGGGGGGATCCCAGGGGCGCTGCCGCCCAGTAGAACTGCCACTGGTGCTCCAGCCATCCCCCCCAGGTGGGATCTTCTGGGCGCAACTGCACCAGCCAGCGGCGCTCCAGTTGCAGGTGCTCCAGCGCTCTTTCCGCCAGGTGGCGCCATTCTTCTTTGAGGGTCTGCTGGGCAAACTGCATGGCCGCCTGCAGCCGCTCTTCGGGCAACAGCAAGAGGATCACGTTGGGGAAGCCGGCGGTGAGCAGAGTGTTGGCAGAAGGCTGCGGGATCCACTCGGCAAAGGGGGGGTACTTCTCCAGCAGCCAAGCGTCGATCAAAGGCTGGCCGTAGAGGCTGGGGTAGAGCAGGCAGTCGGGGCCGTATTTCTCCGCCAGGCGCCAGCAAAGCCGCGCCGAGAGGTAGTGCAACAGCCAGGATCCGGCCCAAAAGTCCCGCATCTTGCGGCTGGCTTTGATCAGCTCCTGGATGGGGTTGAAGGTCAAGCTGGCCAAAAAGGGCCGCGTGAACTTGGGCTCGTCGTAGCCGGCCAAACAGCCCGCCAGAGCGGCCACGACGCTAGTGTGGCTCCACAGGGATCCATCGGGCAGCCGCGTTTCTGCCGGCAAAAGCAGGAGGCTTTCATCGCCAAACTCCCGCGCCAGCGCCTGGGGAAAACAGCGCCAGAACCACCAGAACACCTTCTGGATATCCTCCTGTTCTTGCCAAATCCAGTCGGGAACTACCCTTGCTTCCTGCGCCAGCAAGTACTCGGCGCGGGAGCTGGCCTGCCGCAGGGCGCGGTGTTCTTCTTCGGGCAGTTGCCAAAAGCGCTTGCGCCCCGAAAGGAGATGGCTCATCTCTAAGCCCGGCCCCAGGCTCTGGCTGCAATCAGCTACCTGGTAGTCGATGGCAACCGGCAGGTGGCCGATAGCAGCCCGATCGCTGGCGGAGGCGACCAGATCCGCATCTCCCACCTGTGCCAGAGGGGATCCCTCTGCCTTGGGCGAGATCCACCCCTGCATCGCTGCTAGGTTTGGCCACAGCCCTTCCTTAGCGCGGCCAGAGGCGTCGTGGAGGGCTTTGAGGGCAGGATCATGCAGCAGGCCCCAGAGCTTTGCTTGCCAGTAGTAGTGATAAGACATGGTGTTTTCGCAGGAAAGATAGGAAAGTTAAGAACTGAACGTGCAAGGAAACAAAGTAGACAAAACCCCAGCAGCCACCCGATAGCCGGCTGTAGAAGCTACAAAACAAAGTCCACCGATCCCGACCGGCCCTCAGGTTTTTTCAGTATTTCTCCAGGTCAATAGGACTTGTTCAAGCTCAGCCCCTGCCAACCGCTGGACCGAAATTGAAAACCCAGAACCTGAGGGTGGGCCGACGTTGGTAGCCTACCGAGAATTGGAAGGATCCCCTTCCAATTCCCCCTCTGTTCGAGTCAATTCAGGAAACAGCGCTTCCAGTTTCGGCAGCAGATCCTGCAGCACAAAGCTCTCCAGAACTTCGC
This window harbors:
- a CDS encoding type III-B CRISPR module-associated protein Cmr3, whose product is MSWFTLSPLDVWMFRDAKPFAPGERAWANSGFPPSGHTLAGAILAHLGQPATLRLCGPFLCWDEQLYFPGPLHLYQGSPLVPIPWLEEGHSYDGYRWDPTRPAPLVAAAPEEERPSSKQKAAGYLPFQAVQTALQGKGWDLEQAVKSPWVAEVRPHNTLQAGKRQVREAEGYFVETCIRLQPGWSLALSIECWDPERESWDPLPLAQEVVVRLGGEGHAALLSPCPKLGKQWQVLQELSQQTFRQARRALAYLVTPGVFIKKVEGRSLCRAWPWEWRLATPHPAHSLTGPLVSVATGKPVPISGRLRVDSLTEPRKTSLPAPQVFAAPPGSIYYLEHPAPLAQDEPELEDGRLNVFHRWRLLGYSELLWLPWAH
- the cas10 gene encoding type III-B CRISPR-associated protein Cas10/Cmr2, yielding MSYHYYWQAKLWGLLHDPALKALHDASGRAKEGLWPNLAAMQGWISPKAEGSPLAQVGDADLVASASDRAAIGHLPVAIDYQVADCSQSLGPGLEMSHLLSGRKRFWQLPEEEHRALRQASSRAEYLLAQEARVVPDWIWQEQEDIQKVFWWFWRCFPQALAREFGDESLLLLPAETRLPDGSLWSHTSVVAALAGCLAGYDEPKFTRPFLASLTFNPIQELIKASRKMRDFWAGSWLLHYLSARLCWRLAEKYGPDCLLYPSLYGQPLIDAWLLEKYPPFAEWIPQPSANTLLTAGFPNVILLLLPEERLQAAMQFAQQTLKEEWRHLAERALEHLQLERRWLVQLRPEDPTWGGWLEHQWQFYWAAAPLGSPQQRLKDTAILRSQESIERDPWVSAQNRTYHLKGKRQLFADPELKFLRISFWDPERQQCRQHKPGLNVGSWWAAAVEATRRLQAACKQARDWQLPVTFGPRSTVSGLGPVVHPSPRNRWISEGESRRLWQRQAGLFDGREQLNATETVKRALDKVLPELFPTLDEDEVAASYPDLTAGVAGYLKTHGRRELEHFEQACRAVEAIHPGMREVIREMRGKWGIPWADQQNLRYHPRLLNAGWLVEDLEADEATQKRCRQEIEATLSRYYPSINPASWYVVAAGDGDDMGQWLSGGKMKPYYDYLPQPLQRLADGQRDAIGRVLDSEELKQVKDAFSEFVKASRKRMGPATHSALSRALLDFSGQLVPYLTEQRYAGRLIYAGGDDVLAYTNLWEWDGWLWDIRQCFRGGEDDWREFANEGDYWQWQKAQLPAGLSRRPLFTLGSLASISFGVVIAHHSVPLAIALENLWEAEQGAKEQAYAQGSSKDSAQVRVLFANGNQLVSTCKFDTFDKWKDLLDFDWKLLGQKQDQSSLFEHAAQLWEQHPAPSLEAVPAWARLFCSRRDLFHGESEQTDRFQTKLVEFIQHFWQHSLPAQPGAWDLAIKNWFKLAAFVLRNRTVTLGRNGR